The Penaeus chinensis breed Huanghai No. 1 chromosome 12, ASM1920278v2, whole genome shotgun sequence DNA segment CTAGGTTTATCATCTCTCGCCTCAAATAACGAACGAAAGCATAAAATTGTTTCCCCAAGGCATGAACAGAAGTCAAGTTCAACAGATttattattcgtttatttattttagccTAGCAGAATCAGTATGCTCACCCAAATGGTTGGATTGCAAAAGTTCTTACACGATGGTACCTCTGCTAAAGGCTGCGTTACCCAAAGGCTGGGGCCAGACGAACAATGTCAGTAGTTAAATACCCCACATCTTTAAATTAAATGATTTCACAGCATTTCACAGTTTCAAAACTTTGTTTATTTGCCCACCAGCTCACTGCCAGAGCACCAGTTTATTTACAATCATCCTTCTGGTAACAAAAATTGCCCAAATTATTATTGGCTAGATTTTGGCCGAATTTGAACCTTGCTTTTAATCTGACAATCCTGACCAAGCTATTATCCTGACTCGGCAGATGATTTTCTGATTTTATCtctttataataatttttgttgtgAAGGTAAATCTCATTTAAATTCCAGAGACTATATAAGAATGCGCTATATTTTGTTCGCCATCCAGAGAAGATTTATACGATGCTGTTACAGGTCTCGCTATATATTCCTTATATTACAGACTATAAAGGATTATGGGCTGTAAAGGACAGCATAGGCTATAAAAAATGTTACAGGATGTTTCATGCCCAAATAGACATTACTacgtatatttgttatcattgtaagAGTAAACATACTGGTATACGCAATATGCATTGATAACAGAAACTTTAACTTTCAGGAAATTTCATAAACTTCCCAAGCTCCCAGTCAAcatctaaacaaaacaaaacaaaataacaaaaaaatgtgaaatttttttttttcttactttctttaaaaaaaaaacaagtaaacaacacactttattctcctcttcctcttcatcaatctctccttcatctcttccgtCAGTGGAGATGGAAGTGTCAACTACCGCCCGGGTCAACCGCAAACACTGGTTTATTTACGAGACGTTAATGCCTGACCCTCGCCTGTTGCCTCGTCGGCCTTGGGAAAATAAGGATGCAGGTTTTCCGGCTTCGCGAAGAATGATGTGCGTGTGATTTATGGGAAGCCCAAAGGACCTTCTACCTGCGCAAAATGCTCTCCCTAaaaagtgtttatgtatatttatgtatgtatatgtgtgtgtgtgtgtgtgtgtgtgtgtgtgtgtgtgtgtgtgtgtgtgtgtgtgtgtgtgtgtgtgtacaagcaaacaaacacacacacgcatgcacacacacacacacacacacacacacacacacacacacacacacacatacacacacacacaaacacacacacacacacctctaaacaaaaacaaaaaacaaatgtgtgtgtgtgcatgcgtgggtaggtgtgtgtgtgtgtgtgtacaagcaaacaaacacacacacacacacacacacacacacacacacacacatacacacacatatacacatacacacacacatacacacacacacacgcgcgcgcgcgcgcacacacatttataatttatacaaatacacacacacgcacagacacacacacattaataaataaataaataaatatatatatatatatatatatatatatatatatatgtaacgtagatagatagatagatatgcatatatgtatggctatatgaatatatatatgcatatgtatatatgtatatattcatatatatatgtatatttatatatacatatatatatatatatatatatatatatatatatatatatatatttattcatagatatatgtatatttatatatacatatatatatttattcatatatatatgtatatgtatatgtatgtatgtatacatgtatgtatatatatatatatatatatccatacatattattttcccatatatatgtatatatatatatatttatatatatatatatatatatatatatatatatatatatatatatatatataagacccaTTTCACATATCGCCTGTTTCAACACACACCAATTCCCTCCCCCACATGGctaaggggcatgagcacagcacacagcacaatTAGCACTGCCACATCTGTGGTAGCATTTCTAGACCTGGAGAATGCTTTTGGATTAGCAAAGCCTCTtgctattcaggagaccctgatccagaagggaatcagagggaaGCTCTTGGCCTGGTTAAGGGattatttcaggaacagaacagccaaagtcagattccaaggtcacctatcacagcatatatcactagaaaatggaatgccacacaGTAGGGTCCTCAGTCCAGCCCCTAATGTCCTGTagcctcaacatacacctcccagtgggtgCACGATCATCTCCTATGCAAGCGATCTTGCAATTCCCTCCACCGGATCACACTGCCTAAGAAGAGCCCAGtgctgtctggaccttgtatctgaggagtgttgtggTACAGGACTAAAAAATCTCTGcaaccaaatcaaaagccatggctcagAGACACAATGTCcaaggcacaagtctgagtaTCTAGGGAATAGATCTAGAGTGGGTCCAAGTCTTCCAATACTTTGGGGTGAGGATTGACCGGAACCTCTCCTTTcaaaaggaggtccagtacctggttgaccaaagcaagactgtctgtcacgAGAGCAATAagtgggagacacataggagctagACATatagtactaagatcattctatgtacatgctgtccgtcCCATTGTGTCCCATTGCCAAGATTAAGAGACAATTTAGAAACATGAAGCTGCTAGggtcattctgggtgccccaaggtggacaaaggtcctcaacctcctcatggaggcaaaacTTCTGCCCCAGGACACACGAATTGATCTTATGGCAACACAGTTCCTTCCATAGATCATCCAGGCACCCAGGAACACAAGCATGAGACAAAAAAATACTTAGACACCGAAGAAAAGatcacgagctctttgcaaacaaccttgatcgagttctctgttatgagcttgtTAAGGAGAAATAATTaaaccccatgcctagtctaacggcagaagccgagagggtcattacaaccatcactcctccgggttgtagaacctacttcacggatggatcagtcgatcccttaagCCACATTGCAGGCGCTGGCTTTGCAGAAAGGGATGCCAGAAAATatatgagggtaacagacaacgcctcctcgctacaggcagaggcagttgcgatcatgggagccctagcccacgcgtccctgagggaaggacatgtGGCCATACAtatagactccagggcagccactgaCTGTCTTCAATTGGCAGGAGTAGGACATTGGCAGGAGTATGCCTCAAATCCCATGATACAGCCAAGCCGAACATTTTTATGGCATAAGTCCAATGCCATAGCTCTTGCCTTTTTCCTGCAGCTtcaaagagaggaaacgagatcctccccctcggccagatgggactcagacgccacaggcgaTAAGCCAGTGGCACTTTATGAAACAATCAATAGAGGTACCGAAATTAGTCTTCACTatatcagactaggttaccaatgcgcatggcagatcatacaaacaattgactatgcagacaggtgttCCATGCATTGtcgcgagccgaacgccaccctggtacattacttacagagttttgagcatacacaatttctgagacagggacccctGAAATAGCCACCGGGCTGGTAAAGTAATTATGCCGTATGTTTActtcatggcggcaggagcgcctgctggcaatcccccCATCACGGTAAACATCGAGTgtcaaaatgagacagccatgaatacctgacacaggccgggccatatatatggaagacccaggcgaagctagatcttaGCAAAtctgaataaataagtaataagtaaGAGCGACAGACGGACAACTTATAGTACGCTGACCGGATCGAACGTCTGTTCGTCACTTGTATCATTCTCTCTTCAGAATAATCTGCTGCATgtataggtttatgtatatatatatatatatatatatatatatatatatatatatatatatatataaatatatatatatgtgtgtgtgtgtgtgtgtgtgtgtgtgtgtgtgtgtgtgtgtgtgtgtgtgtgtgtgtgtgtaagtatatatatatatatatatatatatatatatatatatatatatatatatatatatacatatatatgtttatatatatatatatatatatatatatacatatatatgtttatatatatatgaatatatacatatatatgtatattacatatgtatgtgtgtgtgtgtgtgtgtgtgtgtttatgtatatatatttatatacatatatatgtatatacacatacacacacacatacacatacccacacacacacacacaaacacacacacacacatatatatatatatatatatatatatatatatatatatatatatatatacatatatatacatatatgtacatatatatatacatatatatgtatatatatgtatggatatatatacatatatatttttctataaatgaatatatgtaaatccatatAGGTGTGTTCGTACATATATTTGATTTGAAGCGAGTGCAAAGACGTGAGGCAGACTAAATCCCCGCTCCTCGCAACCactgttccttcctccctcgatGAGAGAGGAGCGGACCCGCAGCGCCACTGAGCTGGACAGAATCAACAGCTGTCGCGCCGTCCCATTCTGCCGGGATAACCCATGTTTAATTTCCGGTCGTAGTTTGATATCAAGTCTTggatgcgcgtttgtgtgtgcctgtctgttttaTGAGGACCGCGAGAAAGTTCTTAGTCTGCCTGAGTCCGTGCGAGCCAAGGAGGCGGTGCGGCAGAAATGCGGTGTTGGCTGATCTGCAGTGGAgtgtggggtggagggaagggaggggggaggggagaaagctcAGTGAGGGAGCTCAAGAGTACAAGGATTTATCACGTCATGAGTCTAACAGCTAAACATTGCCAAAGCTTGAATAAAAgaatttgttattgtctttacccTTGCGTTATTTCTCGTCGTCACGGTGATTTCTTATAAAGGCTATACTTTCTCATTGTCAGTAAATGCCAAACATTTTGCCTCTACAGGTATTTACAGTGTTAAGTTTAGATGTTGTTATAAGCACTGTCAACATCTTAACTTTTGATTTTGGATTTACtcacaaggaaaacaaaatttaTAACAACATGTTTTTATTCTTTAGAAATGTCAAGACATAGaacacttatctatttattttattttacatttccgCCTCCTTGGAgatgtatttttaaaaaatgtgcaCACTTTTGTTTCCATTCCTTAGAAGTTTGTTCAAAATGCCATTTTATTTTCCCACTTCTTCGAATTTCTTGAAGATGTGTTTCAAAATATTTATTCCTTTGCTTTAATCCCATTTCTCACAAAAGTTTTcagatacttttttttcccttgtttgttttccttttcctcttcaccttATTTATTGAAGACGTTGTGCCGAAGGGGAAGCCAGTGACGTTTTTCCttatttgctttccttttcttccttatttcttgaaGATGTTGTGCTCCGGACCGAAGGGGAAGCCGGTGATGTTATCAACCGAGCCGTCTTGGTTGATGACCATAACGTCGTGTTCTCTGTAACCCCCTGCGCCTGGTTGACCCTCGGGGATGGTAACCATAGGCTCCATGGACACCACCATGCCCGGCTCCAGCACGGTGTCGATGTCCTCTCGCAACTCTAGGCCtacgggtggagagagggggcgtAATGATAGGTTGGGAGGGttttattctgtttatgtctctgtatgcctctttctttctctcgttttcttcctccctgtctATGTTTCTGccggtttgtctctctgtctgactgtctgtatgtatgtctctctctctctctctctctctctctctctctctctctctctctctctctctctctctctctctctctctctctctctctttctctctcttagtcacTCACCCAATTATTCAATCAGTCAGCCATTcagttacacccccccccccctttctctctctctctctctctctctctctctcacacacacacacacacacacacacacacacacacacacacacacacacacacacacacacacacacgcacgcacacgcacacacacacacacacacacacacacacacacacaggcacgcacacgcacacgcacacgcacacatacacatacacatacacataaacacaaacacacacacacggacacgcacagacacacacacacacacacatcgatcttACGTAATCCTTCTCCACAACCCACTTGGTCGTTGCCAATTAGTACCCAGTTCTAATGCCATGTCTGTATATGTCCTTTTACTATCTTATCTATAAGTAAAAAGTAAGACccattaaaaagtaaaagaacacCCCGGAGTTATGATGATTGGATCTCgagattaataacaacaattcaaTACCATTATCTATTTCCTTCAAATGTCATTTCGAAACATGTTTTGAATATTGTCTCGAAATTTCGTTAACGATGCCCAGACGtatatgaaaggaagaaaaaaaagaaagactaaaaTAAAAGTGATCAGTCAATATCTCCTTAAACCAGCAAAAAAATCCTACGTTTTGCAATATTGTTCTTATAACAAAAAGATTAAACACATCAATCCAAAATtcctaataacacaaataacccCACTTTACGTACCAGCTTCACGTCCGTAATAATGACACAGGACACCGAAGGAATGCCCATAGCCGAACGACCTGTACTTCAGAAGTCCGAACTCAGCGAACATGTGGTTGAGTTCGTGTGCGATCTCAGAACACTTGGCTCCCGGGCGGATGAGTTCGAGCCCTCTCCTGTGCACCGCCACGTTCGCCTCCCAGATCTTGAGGTGGGCGTCGGAGCAGTGGTCCAGGAACATCGTGCGCTCCAGGGCGGTGTAGTGCCTGGGGTGGATctctggttatttttttttttttttttttttttttttttgggggggggggtatatgtaagagcgggagagggaggggaatatatgtgtgtgtatgtatatgtatatatctatctatttatatatatatatatacatacatatgtgtatatatatatatagagagagagagagagaaacagagagagagagacagacagacagacagatagatacacacacaaacaaagagagactgagataatTTTCacaatacatatagagatatatgacaaaaatattaacaatccaAACTCCTTTTTATCTGTCTTACGAAACATCACCTTAAAACTATTATCTAAAGTATCAATAGGATCTCACCCCTGGGGCATGGGGAAGCAGTTGAGGGAGAGGATGTCGCCCTTCTGTATCCTGCGTGTCGTGACCGGGTTGTGGGCGCCGTCTGTGTTTATGCCGGACTGAAACCAAACCCATGCTGGAAAAGGAGGTGCAATGGTGTTCAGGTAGGATGCAGATCTAATTTAGTTGCAATATCataagattcatatatatgtatatatgtgtgtgtgtatatatatatatatatatatatatatatatatatatatatatatatatatatatatacatatatacatatatacacacataaatgcatatttcatacagatgcatatatatatatatatatatatatatatatatatatatatatatatatatatatatatatatataagataaacaaatgtatgaataaacaaataaaaaataatctaacCTGAAAGTaatacgtagataaataaatggacaagGCAACTACACTTACTATCCATGAGTTCGCTATCTGGGTAGAGCATGGCAATGTTTCTGACCATGGCGCGAGTGCCGGCCAGTGCCACCTCGTACTCTGGCACTCCTTCTCCCAAGGCTtccacacacgcccacccaccaaTGTCCGCTGTGGCTGTGCTGTTCTGTTGGGTCCAAGGAAAGACGAAGCGAAGGCGTTAGAGTTCGTTACAACTTATTGCAGCTGGCTTTACGTGCACATAGTGTTCAAGGAAAGCATTGTATGTGACTGTATTGAAATTTCATCTTATATTCTCACCCTCGCTCTCAATCGCTCTCACTTAATTTAAGTATATGTAACTatgactccttctctctctctctctctttatctctctctctgtacctgtttttgtctctctgtctctctctctctctctctctctctctctttctatgtatgtatgtatgtgtgtatatatatatatatatatatatatatatatatatatatatatatatatatatatatatatatgtgtgtgtgtgtgtatatacatatatgcatatacatataaagtgtgtgtatgcgtgtattttttattagtgtgtgtgtgtgtgtgtgtgtgtgtgtgtgtgtgtgtgtgtgtgtgtgtgtataaagagagagagggagagataaactaataaaaagaaaacaataaaaaacatcagGCGGCTGACAAACCTCATTCCCAacttaaacaagaaaaaagagaagaaaaagaaagtgataacGACGTAAAcaattttcccctcccctcccctcccctcctcccccctccctcccccctccctcctcctcaccttgaTAACCGCTATCTCCTCCAGACTCTTTTTCATCCGCATCCTCATGGTCGCCGCACTGACGTCCACGAGGGTGTTGTTATGAGGCAAGTTATTCTGCAACTTTTGACTTCGTTCGAGGGTCAGGTGGTCGTACTCGATGCCTATGGTCCCCTTGATGCCTCCGAGTTCCTCCACTATCGCTCGGAAATAGTTATCTCTTTTCCAGTCGGTGAAGATAATGTTGTCCTGTTGGCGAGGTTCGGAGTCAGTGCAGATCTTGGGATGTTATGGAGTgatggtgaggaagaagaggatggtgaggaggatgaggatggtgatgatgatggtgattgtggtgatgatgatgatgaggaggaggattatgatggtgattatgatgatgatggtgaggaggatgaggatggtgatgatgatggtgattgtgtgatgatgatgatgatgaggaggattatgatggtgattgtgatgatgatggtgaggaggatgaggatggtgatgatgatggtgattgtgtgatgatgatgatgatgaagaggaggaggatggtgatgatgatgttgatgatggtgatgatgatggtaatgatggaggTGATGAGGATGGTATTGGTATGagaagtcatgataatgatattagaattaatgataatacaaaaagtattactattataatgcatcactataacaatggtgataataagcaattttcattatttcagccCTTACGTACATGTGGTGAGCGCCGCCATGGTTGCCCCGCGTCGATAAGGGCCGAGATGGTCACGTGCTTCTCTGGCGTGATCAGGAGGCCGTAGGGTCGGCCGAAGGAGCAGTAGAGAAAACCTCCtgcgtggggggcgggggggaaataGATGGAGTTAAGTTGTGAATGATATAGAATGAGGGTAGGAGGGTTTATTAGGTGAACTCCAGTGaaattagaagaaggagaagaaaaataaatacacacatacacacacacacacacacacacacacacacacacactcacacacacacacacacacacacacacacacacacacacacacacacacacacacacatatatatatatatatatatatatatatatatatatatatatatatatataaatacacacatgcacacacacacacacacacacacacacacacacacacacatatatatatatgtatatatatatatatatatatatatatatatgtgtgtgtgtgtgtgtgtgtgtgtgtgtgtgtgtattggtgtgtatgtgtgtgtgtgtgtgtatgtgtgtgtgtgtgcatccatatatatatatatatatatatgtatgtgtgtgtgtgtgtgtgtgtgtgtgtgtgtgtgtgtgtgtgtttgtgtgtgtgtgtgtatgtgtgtgtgtgtgtgtgtgtgtatgtgtgtgtgtttgtgtgtgtgtatgtgtatgtgtatgtgtgtgtgtgtgtgtgtgtgtgtgtgtgtatgtgtgtgtgtgtgtttaaatatatatacacataaatatatatgcacatatatatacataaatacataaacacatgtgtgtatatatatatatatatatatatatatatatatatatatatatatataaatatatatgaccgccgcgatggtccagtggttagatactgccatataacctctcaatagtgaattgaaagaggcctatgtcctgcagtggaataaatggctcttatatatatatatatatatatatatatatatatatatatatatatatatgtatatatttatatatatgcacacacacacaaacacacacacacacacatacacacacacacacacacacacacacacacacacacacacacacacacacacacacacacacacacacacacacacacacacacgcatatatatatatatttatatatatatatatatatatatatatatatatatatatatatatatatatatatatatatatatatataggcatatacctgcatatataaatatgtatgtatgcatgtacatgtacataaatatatatctgtttgtctttctatttatctgtctattcaactgtcaatatttgttcatctatctacctatatattcatctagATCTATACcactaactatatatttatctatctgtctagctgtatatatatatatatatatatatatatat contains these protein-coding regions:
- the LOC125031244 gene encoding creatinase-like; the encoded protein is MALFRSTRLLSVLGSSLRVASTRAASNDVNTFRDTYTMRMYNGEKQPTGLFSAGEIENRINKLRKYMEEDGVAACLFTSIHNVNYYTGGFLYCSFGRPYGLLITPEKHVTISALIDAGQPWRRSPHDNIIFTDWKRDNYFRAIVEELGGIKGTIGIEYDHLTLERSQKLQNNLPHNNTLVDVSAATMRMRMKKSLEEIAVIKNSTATADIGGWACVEALGEGVPEYEVALAGTRAMVRNIAMLYPDSELMDTWVWFQSGINTDGAHNPVTTRRIQKGDILSLNCFPMPQGHYTALERTMFLDHCSDAHLKIWEANVAVHRRGLELIRPGAKCSEIAHELNHMFAEFGLLKYRSFGYGHSFGVLCHYYGREAGLELREDIDTVLEPGMVVSMEPMVTIPEGQPGAGGYREHDVMVINQDGSVDNITGFPFGPEHNIFKK